A segment of the Gemmatimonadota bacterium genome:
GTCTATTCGTCTATTCGTCTATTCGTCTATTCGTCTATTCGTCTATTCGTCTATTTCCGAGTTGACCAGATGTACGGGTGCTTTTCCCGTCAGGACTCGCCGCGCTTCCCAGGCGGCTTTTTTTTGCAATTCAACGAGCGATTCTTCGGAATAAAAAGCCGAGTGCGGGCTGTGAATTACCCGATCTGTGTGGATTAAACGATCTTCTGTTTCGGGCGGTTCCTGGCACCGCACGTCGAGGGCAGCACCCGCAAGGGTGTTATTTTTCAGTGCCGCGAGGAGTGCTGCTTCATCGATAATATCGCCCCGCGATGTGTTGATCAAACACGCTGTTGGCTTCATTTTTGCGAGATTATCGGCATTGATCAAGCCTCGCGTTTCATCGGTAGATGGGCAGTGAAGCGATACGAAATCCGATGTGCGAAGCAGGGTGTCCAGATCCGCGAATTCGACGCCACAGGCGCGCGCTTGTTCCGGTGTCAAAGACCGCGAGTAGGCCAACACATGTAGCCCAAAAGCCCGGGCGCGGGGAACGACCTGGCGCGCGATTTGCCCAAAGCCAATCAAGCCGAGTACCTGTCCCGTTAAACGCCGCAGGGGCAAGCCGGCCTGGATATCCCAGGTGCCGCTGCGAATGAGCCGATCAAATTGCGCGACTTTGTGCGAAAGCCCCAATAGCAGGGCCATGGTTTGCTCGGCTACGTCGATAAAACAATAATCGGGTACATTGGCTACGGGAATGCCCTGTTTGGTTGCATAGGCTACATCGATATTGTCCAGTCCTACGCCGTATCGCACGATTATTTTCAGATCGGGCAATGCAGATGCGATAACCGCGCGCGTTGTTTGCGCCCAGCAGGTCATGATGCCACAGCACCCCTGCGCCAATTGGACAAGTGTTCCTTCTTCGCCATTGGGTGCGGGAATGAGTTCGGCACCGATTTCACTCAGGACACTTTTTTCGACGTCTAAATTTGCCCAGGCATAATCTGTCACCAGAATTTTCACGCGTTATCTCCCGGTGAGGATTGGCAAAATCGCATTACAATATCGTATAAAATGCGCGTTGCAAAGACGAGGTTTTCGACTGAGATGCGTTCGTTATGACCGTGTATCAGATTCATTTCTTTTTCTTCCTGCACCTGTCGGTGGGGCATAAATCCGTAAACCTGTACATGGGGCCAGCGGGGGCAAATATGCTTGGCGTCTGTGCCTCCGGTCATCAGCGCGGGGACTACGGTGGCGTCTGGGTCTCGTTCTGCCATTACATGGACGATGGTTTCATATAGGGGCGAATCTGTACTGGCTTCTAAAGGTGGGCTGTATTGATCTACGATGAGGTCGATTTCATCGCCAATCGAGGTTCGAATTTCGGCTTCAAAGCTTTTGTCGGTCTGACCGGGCGCGAGCCGACCATCGATCCGCGCAGTTGCTTCAGCGGGGATGACATTGATTTTGTTGCCCGCTTCGAGGATTGTTGGAGAGACTGTATTGTGCAATAGGGCGCGCAGTGAGGCGATCATATCTGGCGCGAGGGGCAGCTTTTGCAATGCGTTCTCGCTGTCTGTCTCATCGAGTACGCGGCGCAACTGTTGTGCGGTCTCATCGTCCTGTGTCGCTGCTATGCCTTCTAAAAACGCGCGCAGTGTTTTAGAGGGGTGCATTAGAAGTTTTGCCTGTCCCAAAGCAGCAATGGCGCGGCTGAGTTTGACGACTGCATTGTCGCGGTGTGGACGGGAGCCGTGTCCTGGGCGTCCTTTTGCTTTCAGGCGAAAGCGAAAAATGCCCTTTTGTCCCGTTTGGCACGTATAAAAGTGTTTTCCATTTACATAAAAATCACCGCCTCCACCTTCCGTCAATACGTATTTTGCATTGACTTGTTCGGGATGGTGATCGATGAGCCAACCAATGCCGTGGTTTCCTCTGCCCGCTTCTTCATCTGCGGTTGCCGCATAGATTACGTCGCGGTTTAGGGTTATGCCCTGTCGTTTTAAGAGCAAGAAGACCATGAGTTCTGCCGCGACCATGTTTTTCATGTCCAGTGCGCCGCGCCCCCAGATATAGCCGTTGTGCAATTCTCCCCCAAAGGGGTCGCGCGACCATTTATCGGGTTCTACGGCGACGACATCTGTATGTCCCAATAGCATGAGCGCGGGTGCGTTTCCACCTTTTAAGCGCGCTGTGACATTTCCGCGTCCGGGTTCTGATTCTGTGATCGTGGGGTCAATGCCCTCGCGCTTCAATATATCGGCAATATAATTTGCACACAGGATTTCATTGCCGGGGGGATTGGTCGTGTTACACCGAATCAGGTGCTGTAAGAAATTCGTTACTTCTTTTTCGATGTGGTGCCAGTCTATGGTCATTGTTTTAACTTTCAGGCGAGTTCATCTATGGTCCAGTCCGCAAGGAGGGTAAATTGGAGGGTGTCCAGTTCAAAGCCATAACCAAATGGTGCTTCGACGACGCTTTCTACGTTGAGTGTGCCATTGTGTACATTTAGAATGGGAAAGCCCCGCGCGTGTTGGCGATAAAGGGTGCTGTGATGCGCGAGTACCTGTTTTTGTATGGTTTCGGGATACATGTCCAATCCCGCAAAATAGTGATGTCCGTTGCGTTCTGAGTGATCTACGCCCAATACAGCGAGTACAGCGAGGTCCTGTAACAGAGCCACGGGGCCGACATTGGCGAGGTCTTCACTGCTTAAGACATAAGTTCCCGAGGGGTCGCGTTGTTGGCGATGGGCTATTAAGCACGCATTGGCAATGCCCTTGAAAATGCCTTTACAATTTTTGTGGCTCGTGCCCACGTAGCCGCAATCCAATGCCTGTGTTGCACTGTCGAGCGCGCCGTCCGATTCGTCGATGATCATCGGGGGGCGGTCGGTCCAATCTGTCAATACGGCTTTGACTGTTGCACTGAGCGCCATATCGCGATGAAGCGGTTGTTCGACAAAGATCAGTCCTTCCATAAAAGACGAGAGCACAGTATCGCCTTGAATGGTGTTCCAGAGTTTTCTAAAGGGTTCGACTTCTGTGTACTGTTCGTTGCCGTCGAGTGTGAAGGCGCATTGATCGGGCATCAGGCCCGCGATTTGCCGAAGGCGAGCAAGGTCCTGTTCTGCATCTCCGCACAGTTTAATTTTCAGGTGTGTCAATTGATAGGCTTCGATATTTGCAGCCAATGACTGCGGCAGGCCATCATCTACGCGATCTTCGTCTGCAATGTCTGCATCGGTCAATGGATCGGCGAGGCCCACGGTGTGTCGCACGGTGATTGATCGTCGCGCCGCGTGTGGCAAGAGGTCGCCGGGGGCATTGCCGTGCAATTCGCTGTGGATGTCAGATAGGCGAATGCCCAATGCATTTTCTTTTATAGCGTGTGCAAATGTCACGCCTTTTGCCCTGCAAAAGGCGTCGATTACTGCGCGTTCGATCATGCTGACGCCGAATGACCACAGGAGCGGCGGATAGGCCGTTGTTTTTGCCCACGCGCGCTGTTTGGCATAAATCGTCTGCCAGAGATCGAATACCGATTTTTCTGCATCGCTGTGCAGGGCAATATCACAGGCATTTTGGATAACGGTGAGCATTTCATCCAGATCGGATTCAAATGGCGCATCTGGATTTTTGGTGAACCACTTTGGCGGCAGTCCCTCTGC
Coding sequences within it:
- a CDS encoding C-terminal binding protein, giving the protein MKILVTDYAWANLDVEKSVLSEIGAELIPAPNGEEGTLVQLAQGCCGIMTCWAQTTRAVIASALPDLKIIVRYGVGLDNIDVAYATKQGIPVANVPDYCFIDVAEQTMALLLGLSHKVAQFDRLIRSGTWDIQAGLPLRRLTGQVLGLIGFGQIARQVVPRARAFGLHVLAYSRSLTPEQARACGVEFADLDTLLRTSDFVSLHCPSTDETRGLINADNLAKMKPTACLINTSRGDIIDEAALLAALKNNTLAGAALDVRCQEPPETEDRLIHTDRVIHSPHSAFYSEESLVELQKKAAWEARRVLTGKAPVHLVNSEIDE
- a CDS encoding M20/M25/M40 family metallo-hydrolase translates to MTIDWHHIEKEVTNFLQHLIRCNTTNPPGNEILCANYIADILKREGIDPTITESEPGRGNVTARLKGGNAPALMLLGHTDVVAVEPDKWSRDPFGGELHNGYIWGRGALDMKNMVAAELMVFLLLKRQGITLNRDVIYAATADEEAGRGNHGIGWLIDHHPEQVNAKYVLTEGGGGDFYVNGKHFYTCQTGQKGIFRFRLKAKGRPGHGSRPHRDNAVVKLSRAIAALGQAKLLMHPSKTLRAFLEGIAATQDDETAQQLRRVLDETDSENALQKLPLAPDMIASLRALLHNTVSPTILEAGNKINVIPAEATARIDGRLAPGQTDKSFEAEIRTSIGDEIDLIVDQYSPPLEASTDSPLYETIVHVMAERDPDATVVPALMTGGTDAKHICPRWPHVQVYGFMPHRQVQEEKEMNLIHGHNERISVENLVFATRILYDIVMRFCQSSPGDNA